The DNA sequence TCATATGCTATGAGACTATTCCCCCAAATCCTCTATTACACAATCTATTAAAAGGCAACCCCAGATCTATGTGGCTGAGAGAGCATGAATTAGGATACACCGTACCTAGAGTAACTCTGGAAATTAGATTCAAATTCTGTTCTTCACTACCATTTTATCCAGTTCAAGAAAATTCTAAAGGTGAACTCTACCAAACAAAGCCGAGTCCAAAAATCTCGTCATGACAAGAAGTAGAACATTACAATCCACAGATAATATTCTCAAAGTACACAAAACAGGGAGGAAATGACGTTTGAGAAAGAATAAAAAAGTATAAGGCAACAAAATGCAATATCAATGTTTATAGAATATGCAGTCATATACCTTTAGTGCAAAAAATTGGCCAGTCCATTTGTGGCGAACCAATTGCACAATTCCTCCACTCCCTTTTCCAATGACTTTTATAGTATCTACGTCTGCTAAACTCAGCTGATTATCGGTTGGCTGAATCGGAGGTGGCTGGGAAAaaggaattaaaaaaaaaaggcatatttctttatttggaGATAAAATAAACAAAGGATTCAAAAGACAGGAGAGAGAAGAATGCGCGATTTTTAGCTAAGAAATTCGTCGTGTACTCCATTACAACTCCATATCACGAAAACACAAGTgaaatcaaaatataatttaaagaaaaaggttaaattttcaaaattagaaaagaaatctTACGACTTCAACTTCGCTTTGAGAAACAACCCGAACTCCGTCCCTGTTTACGAGCAGATCTCCATCCATAAACGTTCCACTTTCAGTCCTGTCATCAAAAGAAAAACCTAAATCAGCCAttcaaaactcacacacacacacatatatatatatataaatatatggagAGAGAATTACAGGAACTTAGCGAAAGAAACTTCATCGCGAGGAACAGTGAGTTTGAGATTAGGGGTTAAGCCTCCTTTCTTCATGTCTACAGGAGAAAAGTATTAGAGGCTATCAATAATGGAGAGAGAGTCTTTGGGATTGGGAGCGAAAATGTAGAAAGTGAGATCATAGTCAAAACAGAGAAACAATGAACGAACAATATcgtgtgtttatatatatatagatggatattattagatatcagataaaaaaaggaaaaagcatAGATAGAGCAGTCACCGTTCTTTCTGAGCTCAGAAAAAAGCAGGAAGAAGAAGATGGTGCGAAATGTTGAAGTTTTTACCAAtctttttacatatttatttgttttatttcttttaGTCAGCGAACATGTGGTCTTCTTCTCCAGTAGTCTATACAATTAAATACAAGTCGCCCCGGGCCCATtaccttaattattaataattaattaatatcggCAAGTACCTGACAAATCAAAAACAGGTATGGTAAGAAgaatatgcaactatttttttttttttttgagagaaagaaTATGCAACTATCAATATACTAAAAATATGTTAATTTATGTTTTCAAAAAAACATATGTTAATTCATtagtttttccatttttttttaaatttatggttAGTTATAATAATGAATATATGTGGCAGGTAAATAAATACTAGGATGTACACGGGTGGATTGACAAATGTTACACCATCTCTCAAAATTtggttatattaattttttttatttaagcatttatatattacaattatattttagttgGACTCCAATCCAGGACCTCCAGCACACAcgctagcctcaagtggttgtgttatattaatttttaatattatactttaatatataattataaaatttaatagttttattgaaatataaaaattaataaatttatcattgttattactattttttcattatttaaaataaaaagaatataaataGTTCATCAATAATGCTATAgcttatattaataaaataataaaagtgaaataaaaattaggttaattagtaattttttcccctgaacttttttggtcgttaaaaattccccccgaactattgagattgttaaatttaaggacttttgtctaattttagtaaaaaaattctaacatgaatgaaagttcaaggggcatgatttagtacatatcaaagtttgaggggcaagatttggtagatatcaaaatctgGGGAGCATGATTAAGTACaaaaacaatcactgaaacagtaaaattgaatgaaattagacaaaagtccttaaatttaacaatctcaatagttcggggggaatttttaacggccaaaaaagttcagggggcacgatttactacatgtcaaagttcagggggaaaaattactaattagcctaaaaattaataataaaattatgcaTAATGTAAATTTAGCATCAtagtgtttgaaaaaaaaaaattagcatcaTTGTAAATATTGTTGCAAAATTGGCAGCACATATAAGAAGTAACACATTATTATTagtgtattttaatattagatttcacatatttttgctgataaataataaaaaaaaattactaattaattatgagaTGACACATTGGATATGATATGATATTATATTTTGATTAATCTAATAAAGTAAAACCTTTATTCAAGAATATATTTGAGactaagtaaattatattctatgCCCAATTTGTGATTCACACAATGAAACAATTATGCATGTGCTAGCCTTTTGTCCTATTGCAGCTCAATGTTGGGAGAAGGCTGCTATTCGAATTCCTACACAGCAGGACACCAGTTTCTTGGACTGGTGTGTCTCGATTTTCAGTAGTGCAAACACGGCAACTTGCAGATTGTTTTGTGTCTTATGTTGGTCTATTTGGGGAGCTAGAAATGACAAAGTATGGAAAAACAAAGATTCTAGTGCCTCCTTTATTTTTGCTTTCGCTGTTTGTTACCTTGAACAATGGACTTTGGCACAAGCTCCTTACTTGGAGACATCACGGACTGGTTTACTAGTCGGGGATGGGAATGACCGATGGTGCGCACCAAATGCTAATGAAATTAAGGTAAATGTAGATGCATCAATATTTGGCAGTAGCCAAGACTATGGCTATGGAATGGTGGCTAGAGATGAACATGGTTTTATGCTGGAAGCTACTTCTCGGCTTTGTCATGGGTATGTTCGACCAGAGTTAGCTGAGGCAATTGGGGTTCGAGAGGCTTTAAGCtggataaaaaataaacaatggcCTCAGGTGACCTTAGAGACTGATTGTTTGGTGGTGGTACAAGCGATTCATAATCCAActgttgctatatttttaagcgctacgcaagtatacgcaatcaagtagtaaatctcacacaggtgaggtcgatcccacagggaattggattaagtactactaaattatacttatgattctattcggtaaatcaaaagcaattacggtttaaaaacagtaaaatttgaaagaaattcagaaaacttaataacacagtttaaagtttagcaagatgagacaatagggaggagaatcctgttgttgtttacccaaattgttaatgattaattactatcccattcttggggtgaatgacagattataaaataacctagctcctttcagatcttctagattctaaatcacatgttatctaattaattccttaattaaactaacatgaaatcagcattaagcaataatctactcgtcacataagtcatgtaaatactttcgtttcacatagaacatcgattatcttaattttagcattctcaattctcacttttcagattttgaattgagatcatagagcatgcacaaggtgatcaatcttaaacatgaaattaaacacaaattaagataatttcacacacacaagaattgaggaatggtaattaaacattaactaggaaaacattaaacaacaatcatcatcctccctaaatgggaaatttagttcagaaacaaatccataaccattcctatagcaatattcaacataaataaattaaagaggaataaagaaaagaactgtttgaggatgaattctggatcttcacttgaatctctatgctcttcctgccgctctcagctgtgttttagggttccaaattgctctccctgacttccaatcgcagttttctatttatacttgaaatttagggttcgatggacgaaattacccccggtccgtacgggatctcgccgcggccacacttcctctcgccgcggcgagaatgtgcCAAATTCAGCCTCTTCGTTTCTCGTatcgccgcggcgagcctcttcatcgccgcggccgtATATagaaaaactcaatttttgagtttttttcttCGCTCAAAGACGTCTTTcaatgaatttctgcacccgagacctcttttactccaaagaacctgaaaacatagaaaacaagcgtaattccgtcccaacacagctaagaatgcacataaattggatccaaaacataggctaaaaatagcctaacaaactcccccaaactgactctttactcgtccccgagtaaactaagactaaactaaaaaaaaaaactgacaatgatagctgaactttccaacaatttaattgttaccaccacctgcacaacttcaatccaaataataaccagaatttcaacttgccaactctaagaactaagttaaatgtgcaatttacaagtaagtaattcatacaaacataaagcatcgcaattcccatcaatatcacaactgttctaactttccaacatcccactaacacataatcaataagtttgaatgacatacctctctccactaatgttgacaaatttctatctGGAATcgataggtctttttcggttaaaatcacatggcttaggtacatgggtaggtgagaagtcatttaggctatactataccataagcactattaaccaagcaagcctagacatttattttgcttactttccatatatcccaaaaacagaaataagagattgcaattttttCCTTGTGTGTGcacctcataattttcttaacttttttttcaagaagacacatttttttctttttttttcataggcacaacacacaatattcttattatttttttttttcaatctctcattcctacactttatatttttttcacttacagcacttattccccccccaaacttgcttcaaggctcatggcataacaaaatatgttcagggtgaaaagagtTTAGAATAACAAATTCAGCTCCGTGAAGtggtgaaaaattttaaaacaggctaaggctcaactttgggtatactaaggaaaattttttttttcaggtaggcttgaaaggctcaatcgatccaaagaaaatttgcctaaatcattttccaaacaaaaatcatcaaggatttcgcttcaagagagtatgtcaaacaaattctatttcatGTTCAATCAgtcattccacaatccaaatagaacaaaagtgatatgtgagaatagcaaatgttttaagtctaaatgaacaaccttctaatacacatctaattcaattcaaaaagttgcaagtcaagcacacagttatgtttcaatccattgcacaagtgaataacaacaattcaatccattttccaatttagctatcacgcaagactaaaacaaactaaactaaaacaaataaactgaaaaattcaaagtctctccccccaaactaaaatgcacattgtccccaatgtatgaaaataaaccagggtgagagaaacttacctgagccccatcagaagggatcaagtccaccctttgcatccaaaagagccctcgtactgaatgaagaaaatttaccaccaatagtgttgatttcagagttttgcacaagagtaatctcaccttcagaactaccacacatcaatcttttccaacgacgctgaatcgttcgaagtcgctctttaggctttgctttcttcttatcagctttaacaaaagaacccttcaccatctcgatcttgcaacaggtaggaatgtcagttggggcaaaaacattaaaattgacctcttcatcttggactcgcaactttaactcccccttttgaacatctattaatgctcgacccgtggccaagaatggtcttcccaaaataatgggaatagttgaatcttcctccatatcaagaattaagaaatcagcagggaagataaacttaccaaccttcaccagtacatcttcaattatgccACGAGGATGAGTTAGAGAACGATCCGCTAGCTGTAgagtcactgttgtgggctttgcttttcccaatcctagccttttgaagacagacaacggcattagattaatgcttgctcccagatcacatagagctttagtttccactgaaccccctatagagcatggaatattgaaactacccggatctttaagcttcgcgtagtttcttttgcaaaatggcgctacactcctcagttaaggccactgtttcatagtcctccatttttctcttcttagacaatatttccttcatgaacttcacataatctggggcatttgttccaaggcttcagcaaaaggaatgttgatgtgtagtcttttgaagacctctagaaattttgtaaactgcttgtctagattggtctttcggagtctctgaggataaggtatcttcacatgatgatcaatactgattggtggatactgttgtggtggtgcaggactatcagtagccttctttTCTATTGATGTCGGAGTTGGTGCTGTTTGATCTTTAACTTCTTCATTGAATGGTTGTACCACATCAGGCCCATCATAATTCTTTTcactcctcaaggaaattgctttacattgctcttttccttttgcctcactagtgctaggtgaatttccttgagcttggtttgccacttgagtagccaattgttccatttgagtttctagagttttaatagatgctctagtttccatcatgaattggagcaataaatcagcttggatattggagccactaggactttgttgttggttttgttggggctgatttctctgctggtagaacccctgttggttgtgcccataattattattttgggagtagttcccaatggcttttgcttgatccactggcaaattatccacatctgcctgacactctgaaaagtgatggttgcctccacataactcacaaacaatttgggcttgtttagcttgccctgcaatcagctttgtcaaggcctcaacttgagctgtcaactttgtgatggcatcaacctctagcacaccagctactttcttagtttgactcctttcagttggccactgctgattatttagagccatctcctctaatagatcgtaagcctcattagcactctttctcataaaagctccgcccgctgctgcatctattagagttctagtattaccaaccaacccgttgtagaagttgtgaaccagcatccacttctctataccatgatggggacacctcctgatcagatctttaaacctctcccaagcctcatagagagattcattatcttgttggcagaaattgttgatttctcctcttagctttgcagacttagctggaggaaagaactttgacaagaattttgttgccagatcattccatgtaACAATAGAATTCGGTGGCAAagaattcaaccaactcttggctcgttctctgagcgagaatggaaaCAACCTCAATCTAATGGCATCgtcgctaactccattaactttaaaagtttcacaaagttccatgaagttagagagatgcaaattaggatcttcagaagggagaccaCCAACCGAATCGAAGACcgcaccatttgaaggatggcaggtttgatctcggTTGTTTGCATCCACTCGCCGTGGCCTAATACATGACCGCACTCCCgtcgagtagggagaatgtaatctctcaagctaccgccattagcttgatcttccacgcacctccattattaccattattacccccattgtttccgcattattgttcacattggcaaCATGATTTCGATGTTTCAAATAgcttgctgaaactctttcttgcctcttgttctttcgattcctcctgcaagttttctcgatttcagggtcaactggtaatatgactgtttgtccttgacggcgcatgcacttaggattcctgaaataaataaaaaaaattattgcaagaaaaaggttagaaaaatcagcaagagaaaatataccaaagtagaagttagtataattttatgtaatattaatctttaaacaattccccggcaacggcgccaaaaacttgttgctatatttttaagcgctacgcaagtatacgcaatcaagtagtaaatctcacacaggtgaggtcgatcccacagggaagtggattaagtactactaaattatacttatgattctattcggtaaatcaaaagcaattacggtttaaaaacagtaaaatttgaaagaaattcagaaaacttaataacacagtttaaagtttagcaagatgagacaatagggaggagaatcctgttgttgtttacccaaattgttaatgattaattactatcccattcttggggtgaatgacagattataaaataacctagctcctttcagatcttctagattctaaatcacatgttatctaattaattccttaattaaactaacatgaaatcagcattaagcaataatctactcgtcacataagtcatgtaaatactttcgtttcacatagaacatcgattatcttaattttagcattctcaattctcacttttcagattttgaattgagatcatagagcatgcacaaggtgatcaatcttaaacatgaaattaaacacaaattaagataatttcacacacacaagaattgaggaatggtaattaaacattaactaggaaaacattaaacaacaatcatcatcctccctaaatgggaaatttagttcagaaacaaatccataaccattcctatagcaatattcaacataaataaattaaagaggaataaagaaaagaactgtttgaggatgaattctggatcttcacttgaatctctatgctcttcctgccgctctcaccGTGTTTTAGTGGTTCCAAATTgctctccctgacttccaatcgcagttttctatttatacttgaaatttagggttcgatggacgaaattacccccggtccgtacgggatctcgccgcggccacacttcctctcgccgcggcgagaatgtgcCAAATTCAGCCTCTTTCTGTTTCtcgtatctcgccgcggcgagcctcttcatcgccgcggccagatatagaaaaactcaatttttgagtttttttcttcggctcagcacgtctttcaatgaatttctgcacccgagacctcttttactccaaagaacctgaaaacatagaaaacaagcgtaattccgtcccaacacagctaagaatgcacataaattggatccaaaacataggctaaaaatagcctaacaccaACTCATATGACTTCTTTTTTTGGTGATGTAATAAAAGAATGTCAAAATTTGCTTGTTAATTTGTGTGGTGTATCTATTTCTTTTGTTAAACGGTCAGCAAATTTAGTAGCTCATACGATTGCTAGAGCTGCTATTTCTTACCCTGACCGTGTTTTCAGTATGGAAAATGTCCCAACTGATCTGCTTCCTCTTTTGGTTGTTGAATTTGAAGTTTAATAAAGTTTCTTCaacaaaaaaaagtaaattatattctaattaagaagttataattaaataaagttatactaaaaaaaaattcaaaacaccaaaaaatatcaatgtaacaacaataacaataaataatcctTAATACtacattataatataattatttttaagtaaatataatatttgtaCGTGTATTATAATTTGGAAtaaaattatggaaaattacctcatatattattttttagtttttttttttttaaaaaatttacagtttgggtttCTCCAGTAGTTTCTATGTGTGTTGCTATACGGATTTTAGTGTGAGATTGCTCCGTTTGTTGCTATAggagtttttatgtggaattccataaaaatacaaaaaaaaataaaattgtcttgaaatgtaaaaataaaaaaactcctcaaattattaattctacataaataaatttataaaatatatgtatttattttattgaaatgtAATCATTCTTAtgtagaggtatactttgttaatacgagacttaaaaaatatataactaattacaatttagaggttattattatttataattgacccaaattaagatttatttttttttttataataaattagattattcttgaataaaatatttttaaataaagaaaCTACTGTATAAATAATAGAttgttaaaatataattataaccgtcaaattaagaataatttttttttaccccTCTCTAATAATTTTGTATcaaacttatctttatttttttttgtttgtaatgCTCAAATATttagatagaaaaataaaattattttatattttaattttatcaatattataatctaaattaatgttttttaataaataatctaaattaatattaaaaactaaaaaaaaaataaaatgagaccAATAATAATTGAAtcaatgataaaataatatccaaatgTTCATCCTTATAGATAGAAACAAAATATTGATGtactctaaattttaaaatttaacttcaacatctatttaaatataaaaaaaaaattataaatcaatCTATTCTAATTATAAATTCTAACCCACCATGGTTAGTTTGAATTTTTGTtgaattacattttttttttctttgttagtATTTCCGTAATAATTTGGACGATTTATTTTGCTAAGTCGTTTTGTAAATAGATGTGAACACATCTAGAAAATAGTACATAGACATTACTAATCAATGAtgacaataataattaataggttatcttttgaaaaataatacaaataagTAAGTATTGATAATGACTTTCCACATAATAATCCAACATCATTTTCCAAAGTAAAGCGGAAGTGCAAGAGGGtggaaattgtattagaggaaaaaagtttgtgtttgttgttttctattttagaaAATGAATATTTCTCtattttgtttgtatttttttctaaactaaactaaaattgtatattaaaattaaaatttgtccCTGCCTTCTTAGCTGGTTCCAGGCAGTAAAGCAAATATAGGAGATTTGGGAGAGTGACCGACACCCAGCCGCCGCTACGGACCATCTCCATTCTCCACTCCATTTCATCAATTTGGTTCAATTAATTGCATTTAATCACTCTGTTCCATTTTTGGGGACCAAAATATAATCTACTTACGtatatttacaatttcaccctatAGTTTTTATGTATAATCTATGTCTATGACCAACGTTTTTCACGTTTGTATAAATACAAAGTAAAAGGTCTTCAATGGCTTGAATTTTGTCACTATGCCGTTTTGCAAGATCCTTTGTCGTTTTAtgcaattaaattaaagttactTGAATTTATATATGACGTATTGGccctatttttattttattttttaaataacatcaACAATACTAGCTTCTTGGCTAGAAAGTCAGCTAATCCCTCCGTATAAAAGTGAAGACTACTACGCTTAGGAAAGTAAAAACTAATGACTAACTAAATctaaagttgaaaagaaaatatGGAGAAACCCCCACTGAAGAAGGCATTTGTCTTGAGACAAAGAAACCAATACTTgacaatttgaaaaaaaatattaacttctTGCTAGGAATTCTGTTAAGCCCAAGACAGAGCTAACGTGATAGCTTAAGCTTCGGCTTCCATAGCAGAAGCACTGGCAGCAGTGGTATGTTGGATATATTAAAGGCCCACGAGCCATTTTCAGAGTTGACACTTATAACAGCAATACCAACTACATTGTTAGATTAGAAAGGATCAGTAAAGAGTGAAAACTTCACCTTTACCACATTAAAATCATTAGCAATTCCAACTGGGACTCTAGATCGAATCTCACTACCCTCATA is a window from the Cannabis sativa cultivar Pink pepper isolate KNU-18-1 chromosome 1, ASM2916894v1, whole genome shotgun sequence genome containing:
- the LOC133030130 gene encoding uncharacterized protein LOC133030130 translates to MHVLAFCPIAAQCWEKAAIRIPTQQDTSFLDWCVSIFSSANTATCRLFCVLCWSIWGARNDKVWKNKDSSASFIFAFAVCYLEQWTLAQAPYLETSRTGLLVGDGNDRWCAPNANEIKVNVDASIFGSSQDYGYGMVARDEHGFMLEATSRLCHGYVRPELAEAIGVREALSWIKNKQWPQVTLETDSNLVAHTIARAAISYPDRVFSMENVPTDLLPLLVVEFEV